Below is a genomic region from Methanocalculus alkaliphilus.
CACCTATGGATCCTATCTGCGGCGAACCGTTCCTATCGCCCGTTCTGCCGTCTATATCACCCTTGCTGACCTCACGGTTGCTATCCTTGCCGGATTGATCATCTTTCCGATCGTCTTCACCCATGGATTATCTCCTGCAATGGGGGCTGAACTGACCTTCGTCATCCTCCCACAGGCATTTGAGATGATCCCCTATGGCGCGTATGTGGGGTTTGCCTTCTTCCTTCTCCTCTTTGTATCCGCACTGACGGCAACCGTCTCGATGATCGAGATGCCGATTGCATCGCTTATTGCGCGGAGAGGGATCTCAAGGAGGAGAGCAAGCCTTCTGCTGACCGGAGGGGTACTCCTGATCGGCCTCCCCTCAGCACTCAGCTATTCCGCGATGAACCTCTCGGTACAGGGCATTCCGATTCTTGATCTCCTTGATGAGACCGCCGGGACATTCGGCCTCCCGTTGACGGCACTCGCAACAGCAATCGCGTTTGCATGGCTCCTTGATCCCCACCTCCTTCGGGAGAAGGGCGGGATGAAGGGGCCGATCCCCCATTTCATCCTTTGGGTATGCAGGTACGTCATCCCGGTGGTGCTGGTTGTCACACTCTTCATCCTGACAATGGATCTGCTGACCGGGTGATCGATACCCTGATAGAGAATGATCGCATATGCTCATCATAAATGCAGAACGATGATGAGATAGCCACCTCCATGCTTGAGACGGCTGCGATAGTGACCCGTGTCGCCGGGCGGATCAGAGAAGAGAGGGCAGAGGAACTGATATCCCTGATCCTCTCAGGGAAGCGGATCTATGTCACCGGTGCCGGGCGATCGGGACTTGTCGCAAAAGCCTTTGCGATGCGGCTGATGCACCTTGGTTTCACCTGTTATGTCATCGGTGAGACGATCACACCTGCATTTGAGTCCGGGGATGTGCTGATCGCCTTCTCCGGATCCGGAGAGACGAAATCTGTGGTGAATACCTGTGAGAAGGTCCGGGAGCTGGGGGGAATCATCTGTCTCATTACGGCAAACATAGGATCCAAAACCTGGAAGGACGCGGAGATCGCAATCGATCTCGGGGAGTCGTCCGGGGATCATCGGATATCCCCACAGGAGTATGAGATCCGCCAGATCACCGGGCAGTACCGCTCTGCATCCGTTCCGATCGGGCGGGGAGCTGTCTTTGAGATGGTCGCACTCATCTTCTCTGATGCCATCATATCAGCCCTGATGAAGGCACGCCACCTTGATCCCGAAGAGGTCAGGCGGCGGTTCTCAAATATGCAATGATATCCCCTTTTTATTGATATCCCTGGCAGCAGCGATGGCGGTTGAGAATGCAGCCTGGAGATTGTATCCCCCGGTATCGCCATCGATATCGAGGACCTCCCCGATGAAATAGAGGTTCTTCACGAGCTTTGACTCCATCGTCTTTGGTGAGACCTCATCAAGAGCGACACCCCCCCGGGTCACCATCGCCTCTTCGAATCCACCGACCCTCCGTACCTGAAACGGCCATGCCGTGAGGAGGGAGACGATTGCGAGGCGTTCCTCCCGCCTGAGATGGGCGATGGTGCAGTCATCCGCAACCCCCGCCGTAACGATGAGCTGCTGGATGAACCGCACCGGGATCGGATACTGTGCAAGGATCGTCCTGACGAGTCGCTTTCCCCCGGTTGCCTGCCCTTCGGTGAGGATTCTGTTGATATCCCCCTGGCTCTTCTCAGGAAGGAAGGCAACCCGTACTGTGTCACCCTTCCTGATGAACCGTGACGCATGAAGGATCACCGGGCCGGAGAGGCCTTCGTGGGTAAGGAGGAGATCACCGGAGACCTTTCTGATGATCTTCCCCTCACGCTGGATCGAGACGGTGAGATCATCAAAAGAGATCCCTGCAAGATCAGAGAGCGGGTACTCCTCAGGATAGACCGGTGAGAGGGCCGGGCCGATCTCTTCGATCCGGTGGCCGAGTGATTCGCCGAAACGGTAGCCGTCCCCGGTCGATCCGGTGGAGGGGTAGGATGCCCCCCCGGTTGCGATGATGAGGATATCAGTCTCCACATCCCCGCTTTCGGCTTCAAGGATGAACCGATCTCCGGTTCGGGATACCGCAGTGACCGGGGTTCCGGTGCGTATCTCAACACCCCGCTCCCGGCAGGCAGTGGTCAGGATGGAGAGGATATCTGAAGCCTTCCCTGATGCAGGGAAGATCTTGTTGTTATCATCGGTGATGACCGGGCAGCCATGCTCTTCAAAGAAGGAGATGAGATCCCGGTTGGTATATCCCCGGAGACATGCTTTGAGAAAAGCTCCGTTATCACCGTAATGGGGGAAGAAGTCGGCGATACCACCATCATGGGTAATATTGCACCGTCCCGACCCGGTGATGAGGAGTTTGCGCCCCGCATGAGCCTTCTTCTCACAGACGATGATCCGCAGGCCCTCCGCTGCGATATGAATGGCTGAGAAGAGTCCGGCCGGCCCGCCCCCGATGATACCGATGACCGTCTCTGCCATCAGCACTCCGGACAGGGCTCTCTCTTTGCCATACGTATCGCCTCCCTCAGTTCCGCAGCTGCTGATCTGACATCCTCGAATCCGAGGACCGCCGAGATGACAGCAACACCATCTGCCCCGGCAGCGATGACCGGGGCGACATTTCCTCTGCTGATCCCGCCGATGGCAACCAGCGGAAGGGAGGAGGCCGATCTGATCGATCTGAGTGTTGCGATGCCATGGCCGTTCCCGGCATCATCCTTTGAGGTGGTGGGAAAGATCGGGCTGAGAGCGATATAATCGGCACCGGCCGCCTCGGCCAGTTCTGCTTCGTCCGGATTTCCAACCGAGCACCCGATAATGAAGTCTGGTGGTGTAATCCGGCGTGCCTCTCCAACCGCAAGATCCTGCTGGCCGAGATGAACACCATCCGCCATCGAGGCAAGGGCAATATCCACCCGATCATTGACGATGAACAGGGCGCCTGCCTCAAGGGTGAGCGCCCTGATCTCCGAAGCCACCTGATAGAGCCGGCGGGAGGGCATCGTCTTGTCGCGGAGCTGGATCACATCCGCACCGCCTTCAAGAGCCATCCGTGCAAGCTCGGTATGGGATCTCCCAAGGCCTACCGCCTCATCGGTGACGATATAGAGATCAAATGCCACGCCGGATCTCCACCTGCATCCCTTCTCTGAGATCCTCAGGTGAGAGGGAATAGAGGGCATCAAAGAGCCCTGTCCGGAATGAATATGGTCCTGCGGCTCCGGGGGCAGCTATCTCCCCGGCTCTGCCGAATGCCACAAGTGCCGCAACGGCAGCCTTCGACGGAGATGAAGCAACAGCAGCAAAGGCCCCGACGAGAGATGCTGCCATGCATCCTGTTCCCGAGAGGCGATCCATCATGGGATGGCCGTTTCTGATGAGATAGACCTCGCCATCACCGGTGACGACATCGACCTCTCCGGTCATGGCGACGATGGTCCCTGTCACCTCTGCGCACCGGCGGGCAACATCGACGGGATCACCGGAGCAGCCATATGAATCGACACCCCGGACAGTGCCACCGCTCCCGGCAAGGACACCGATCTCGCCTTCATTCCCCTTCAGAATTGTCACGTTGCACTCCCTCAGGATACGAAGTGCACTTTCGGTCCTGAGCGTCGTCGCCCCGACACCGACCGGATCAAGGATGACCGGAATTCCACGCTCATTTGCGGCCTTCCCTGCGATGATCATCGCGTCAACCTGGCCAGGCCAGAGGGTTCCAATGTTCAGAACAAGTGAAGACGCAATTCCTGCCATCTCCCCAGCTTCTTCTGCGGCGCCCGCCATTACCGGCGCAGCACCGGCAGCGAGGGTGATGTTTGCACAGTCATTGATGGTGACGGTGTTGGTGATATGATGGACGAGAGGCCGTTCCTTACGGACCTCAGATAAGAGCTCTCCACAGTGCTGTTTCACATGTACGTATTGGTTATGAAGAGAGAAAAGTGGTATGGAAGGGGAAGCGCATACAGAGTATCCTCTCTTCAAAATAATCCGATTGGTTTATATACACCCATGATAGTTTTCCTATTATTCCGGAGAGCTCCTATGCACCAGATTTCTGCCCTTCACCGTACCATCCTGATCTTTTTTGTCTTCTGTATACTCTTCATCGGAGGAGCCGGAGCAACAGGCCCGGCAGTCATCATCACTGATCATTCCGTTACCCCTGCGGTCCTGATGCCCGGGGAGCAGGGGCTCATCAGGGTAACCCTGATGAATACTGCAACAACCGCACAGAAGACGGATGCAACGATACTCACTGCCGTTCAGACAGTAACATCATCGGAGAGTGCAGATGTGCCGCTGATCGTCGAGAGCGTCTTCCTGGACGGGCGTGGCGATATTTCCGTTCTGGATGGTAATGCAGCCTTCACAGGTGTCATCGGGCCGGGCCAGTCCATTGATCTCACCTTCCTGATCAAAGCCCCGGAGAAGGAGGGGGTCTTCTTTCCACGCCTGAGGGTACGGGTGAAAGGCGGCGAGAGTACTATCTACCCGATACCGGTAAATGTCAATATGCCGATCTCCCATATCAGAATCCCGGATATCCAGATATCACAGCGGGATCTCCCGTTTGTCCAGCCCGGTGAAACAATCAATACAGAACTCACGGTTGAAAATATCGGAAAGAGCCCTGCACATGATATCCTCATCTCCCTAGGAGATGGTGAGGCGATGATCGCCCCTGTCGGGGCCAGGGCATCATCATCCCCGATACTCCCATCGGGAAGCGATCTGATGATGCCACTCTCATTCCGTGTCAGCAGGGAGATAGAACCCGGGCTCTACTCACTCCCGATAACTATCCGTTATCACAGAGTTGATGGAACGCTGGTGCAGGAGACGGCATCATACTCTGTTGATGTGCGGGGATCAGCCGCACTTGCCATCTCCTCGGTGAGGACAGAACCTGTTACACTCACAGCTGGGGAGCAGTTCAATCTCGTCATCAGGCTTGAAAACACCGGAACGGGAAGAGCTACCAGCGTCTATGCAGATATTGATATTCCGATGAGAGGGAGCCGTGAAGCCTTCATCGGAACGATCCGCCCGGGAAATGATGCTCCGGCGGTCTTCCGACTGACCGCCGGTGAGAGCGGGGATATCCCTTATACACTCACCGTCCGGTACTCTGATGATTATGGGGATCATGAGAGCAGGGAAGATCTTATCCAGGTTGTACAGAGCAAAGGATTTGTTCTTCCCATCGCTGCTGCCATTCTCATACTGATCATCATCGGAGCATCAGGCTATTATCTGCTCAAAAAGAAGAGAACGGAGTGACCGGGCGTGTTTTCATGGGTACGGGTCTCACTCTTCCTTGCCTGGCGTGCAATTCGGCGGGGAGGGAAGACCGGGATGCTCTTAAATATCCTCATCATCGCGATGGTCTTCACCAACATGATCATCTTCTCCGGATTTATCGGAGGGGTTGTTGTTCTTTTCCATGACCAGACGGTCGATTATGTCACGTCAGACATTGTGATACGCCCCGATCATGATGAACGGACACTCCATCATGTGGATGAACTCATGGAGCGGATCAACAGGGTGCCGGGTGTTGCCCGTGCATCAGCCCGGTATTCGATCGGCGGAACCCTGACGCATAAAGGATCGATGGTGAGTGTCCCGGTAACGGCGATCAATCCCCGGGATGAAGTGGAGGTCACAAAGATTCACGAACATATGATACAAGGAAGTGACTTCCTCTCCCCCGGCGACGATGGTATCCTGCTTGGGATGTTTGTTGCTGGCCATGAGGATCCCGGCATGGACTTCTTTGATTCACTCGGGGGTGTCCGGGCAGGCGACTCTGTTGAGGTGATGTACGCAAACGGTGTCGGCAGGACATACAGTGTGAAGGGAGTGTTTGCGACAAAATCCTATCAGGCAGATTACATGGCTTTCATCTCATGGGAGGAGATGAACGAGGTTCTGGGGTTTGAGAATACAGAAGCGACAGAGGTGCTTGTCAGGGCATCAGGGGGTGAGGATCTCGGCCAGGTGAAGATGCGTCTTATGGAATATGGAGTCCAGGAGCGGGTTGAGACCTGGGAAGAGGCGATGCTCCTTGAGATAGATGATATGGTGGAGACCTTCCTGATCATTGACCGTATTGCAATCGTCGTCAGTATGATCATTGCGATTGTCGTTATAGGAATCGTCTTTACGATCAAGACCATCAACAACCGCCGACAGATCGGCATTCAGAAGGCGATCGGGATCACAAACCGAATCATCATCGGCGGATATCTGATGCAGGCACTCTTCATCTGGTTGTTTGGCACCATCCTCGGGATGGTGATAGTGAATCTCCTGATGGTCTACTTCTCGGCACATCCGCTTGAGTTTCCTGATGGGGATGTCTCTCCGATCTTTGAGATGTCGGTGATGCTTATGAATGCGGGGTGGCTGGCACTTGCATCCGGGCTTGCCGGATTAATACCGGCATGGCGGATCACCCGGGAGAATACCCTTGAGGCGATGCGGGGATGATTGAATGATCGAAGTGACTGATCTCACAAAGACCTACCGGATGGGGGACGTGCTCGTTCATGCATTAAACGGGGTGAGCATCAAGATCGGTGAAGGGGAGTTTGTCGGTATCGCCGGTGCGTCAGGGAGCGGGAAGTCGACACTCTTTCATATGATCGGCCTTCTCGATACACCGACAGGCGGTTCCATCTCCATCTCCGGACAGAATGTCCTCAGACTCTCTGATTATGAGAAGACTCTGTTCCGGCTGGAATGGCTCGGTTTTGTCTTTCAGGAGTATGCTCTCTCCCTGGAGCTGACCGCATATGAAAATGTCATCCTCCCGCTGATGGCGCGAGGTATCCCCGAAGACGAGATGGAGAGCAGGGCCCTGACCATGCTTGAGCATGTGGGGCTGGGTCCACGGGCCGATCATCTTCCAAAAGAGCTCTCCGGCGGCGAACAGCAGCGGGTCGCCATTGCCCGCGGGCTTGTCAATGATCCTGCCATCCTGCTGGCCGATGAACCGTGTGCAAACCTTGACTCAAAGAACTCAAAAGCTGTCCTTGACCTCATCAGGGAGATCAACCAGGAGAATAATCAGACGGTGCTGATGATATCGCATGAAGACTGGCATCAGCAGTATTTTGATCGTCTGATCCGGCTCTCAGATGGGAAGATTGTGGAAGGGTGAGGGGGTACATCACGTTTGTTTTACTTCAAAGTAGACCACCCGGTCATATGTATCAGGTGGTAGCAGGCCCTCAACTGCTTCTTCAGCAACATCCCTGGTTTTCCCTGCTTATAAGCGTGAATGTATCAAAGAGGTTACAGCATGAGTAGGTATGCCTTTTTCTGATTGTTTATCATTATAGTTCGCAATACTCCGTGCCTCTTCCCGAATGCCCGCCTCAGGGCAGGTTCTACGGGATACGGGATGAAAAAGATGGATGGGGGCCTGCATTCACTCTTTTCTGATCAGAAAAGCCGCAACTGCCAGGATCCCCCCGATGACCGGTATCAGCGCCATTGAGGATCGCTCAGCAGGGACCGGCTCCCCGGGTATAGATGCTGCCTCAGGATCGACCGTCTGTTTATTATGCCTGATGACCCCGGGGAGAGAGTCCACATCGGGGAGTGAACGCGGGAAGTTGGTAAAAATAACCCTCTCAGCCATGATCCCATGGTCATGGAGCGCCTCTTCGATGCCTTTTGCCATCTCGCCTGACTGCATGTTCTCAATGACATAACGGACATTGCGGTACTGCTCCGGGTCGGCATTGATAGCATCGATCACCTTCACCGGGGTGTGCCGGCCCTGCATATAAAATTCCGGTCCGAATATCGAGACGACATTGAGCCCAAGCCAGGACTCTGCCGCCTCACGCTGCCAGACCATCACAATGACATCCTGGCCCCCGATTCTCTCCTTCTCTCCGCCACTCAGATCCTCTGCCTCAATCGACCTGAGATATGCACGATAGTTCACCTCAAAGTCCTCCCCATGTGCCGGATTAAGGCTGATCAGGATCTCTTTAATCTCCTCGGCAAATGTCGATGCCTGCTCAGGGGTGTTCCAGATCTGCTGATCAGTTGTTATCCAGTCCGGCGTTCTTCCGAAGTTTGCATCAAGGAACCTATCAACAGCCTGTTTTGCGATATTGTCCATGGTCGGGGAGTTGTGGTGGAAGAAGTATTCTGCCTCCACAATGGCATCTTTCTGCATCTGGATTCGTGTATCGATGATATCACCCTGAAGATGCGGGCAGACGGTCGGATCGGCAATTGTGGTGACGCTGACATGATCCCCCCCGATTGCGGAGATGGGGTCAGCATAGACGGTCGTTGTTGCCACGATATTCATTGCTCCGGCAGCCGGCACTCCGGCAATGAATAAAACGAAAAGGATGAAAAGTAGTTGTTTCATTGTACTCATTTCTATCAATGAGTTATGGTATAGTACACATATTAATAAATTATCATTTACCCTGAGGAACTCCTTTTGGCACCCTCCGTTTCGGAGAGATGATCACGGCGATGACGAAGAGGGCACTGAATGATACAGCGATCAGCGGGGCTACCGGGAGGGAGTAAGAAAGCCCGATCCAGGCTCCTGTAACACTTACCGTTCCGGCGACTGCTGGCGCAAGGATGAAGAGCCCCCGGACGGAGTTACAGAACTGGTAGGCTATCGCTGCCGGTGTGACGAGCCAGACATAGAGGAGGAGCCCGCCGATGATATGGATTGAGAGTGCAACCGTGATGGCGATCATAAAGAGAATTGCATAGAGGATCGGCCGGACCCTGATACCTGAAGCCTCCGCAATCTTTCTGTTGAATATCACGGCTGTTATCTCCTTGAAGAAAACAATGACAAAGAGGACCGCCAGAATGGAGATGACGGCAAGGGCATAGATATCAGATCGATACAGTGAGATGACATTCCCAAAGAGGAGTGCACTGGTATTGACACCTGTCGTATGATACTGCATGTAGGCAATGAAGAAGATTGCAACAGCCATCGTCATCCCAAAGAGTATGCCAAGGATTGTATCGGTCGGCATCCTTGCCTTATCAGAGAGCGGGCCAAGAAGGAGTGCCAGTGTCAGGCTTGCCAGAATGGCGGCAATGGTCCCGTCAACTCCGAAGAAGAGCCCGGCAGCGGCACCAGCGAATGCCGCATGCGCCATCGTAAACCCGATTGACGAGATGTTCATCTGGGTGATGATCACCCCGAGGATACTGCAGGCAATTGAGGCGAAGAGCATCGCTTCGACGGCACGGCAGATGATATTGTTTGCGATGAAGAGATCAAGCATTTGATCGACCTGAGAGACCACGCACCCGCCCTTCAACCTCCGATGCCGAACAGGTGTTGTTAAAGGTGATTGTGCCATCATTCATCACAATCACGCGGATCGATCCATTCTCCGGCAGTGCATCGAATGCATGAGAGACCATTACAATGGTACATCCACGCCTGGTGAGATCAGCAAGGATCCCACATATAAAGTCCCGTGTGGCGAGATCCAGGTTGGAGAACGGCTCATCCAGGAGGAGGATATCCGGTTGCTTGGCAAGGCTCTGGGCAATGAGCACCTTCTGCTGCTGCCCCCCTGAGAGCTTTCCAATCGGCCGGTCGGCGAGATCCCGTATTCCAAGCAGATCCATCGCCTCTTCAGCGATCCGCCGGTCCTCTTCACCCGGCCTCCTTCCATATCCGAGGAGGCCAAACCGCCCCATCATCACCACATCGGAGACGATGAACGGCGCAAGAGGATCGAAACTGAAGTTCTGAATGACGTAGCCAACCCGCCTGCGAACGCTATTGCCATCCTTTGCAACATCGATTCCGCCTGTGACAACCCGCCCACTGACAATCGGGAGCAGGCCGTTAATCGTCTCAAGCAGTGTCGTCTTCCCCGCCCCGTTCGGTCCGCCGATAATGACAAACTCGCCCGGATTGATCGAGCAGCTGATCCCCCGAATCACCGGGAGTGCCGACCCCTCGTATGCCGTCTGAACATCGGAGAGTTGGATCATCCCCTTTGTCATCTGACACTCCCGCCTTCACTCGTCCCGATGCTGAAGAGATCAGCGTCATCATAGCCAAACATCGCCTCGGCGAGGCCCTCGACCCTCGCTTCGTAATCCTTCCCGTCTCCAATCGTTCCCTCGGGTATGGTGAATGGGTGCGGAATAATTCTGAGAATCTCCCCATCCCGTTCAAACTCGACAGCAACTGTGTCAGACACGATGATCTCGATGTTCCGCTTCCCCAGTGTACACCCACTGCCAAGTTGGATACCGTCTGCGAGACAGGACTGGGGTGGCGTTCCTGAGCAGTAGATGCGTGCCCTGAGATCGAATGGATTATTGCAGAAATTATCCCGGACGTACGTTCCAATCCTGTATCCAATGACGATGAAAGGCCCAAGATGGCCATGAAATGCTGCGAGATCCTCTAATGAGAAGTCCTGTTTGAGGTGCATGTACCTGCAATGATCATGGTTCTGCATGATGATCTGTATGCATTGATGTTATAAAATAGTGGTTTGATGCTACGATGATGAGTGGAATCACGGAGGTCAATGAGATACAGATACGAGACACACCTCAAACAGAAGATCCCTGGTCCTGTCAGGTTCGTGTCAGATGAGTATCCGTTATCCTGCAGTCCATACTTCTGAGACACAAACTCAGTCGAAGGAAATTTTATGGTGTCGTGAAAGATAGTATAACAAAATACGGGAGATGAAAAATGCAAATACAGCTTACAGCCATTATTGAAAAGGAAGGCGATGGCTATGTATCATTCTGCCCCGAATACGACATTTCAAGCCAGGGTGATACAGTTGAAGAAGCCCGTAATAACCTTCATGAGGCCTTAGAGCTCTTTTTTGAAACCGCATCTCCTCAGGAGATTCAGTCACGATTCGCCCCGTTTTAATCCACTCCAGGCTATGCTTCCACTGGGGAGATAGATCAAATTTCAGCTTCATCCCAAGATCCCGAACCTTCTTTGGCACCTCAGTGATCTGGTCAAACCCGTCAGGGAGATTGGCATCAATTCAAGAATAACAAAAAAAAGAAAAATCATTTGGATCAATGATGATCCAGCGACGCCGCCAACAGGACTCGAACCTGTGACATACTGGTTAACAGCCAGTCACTCTACCAACTGAGTTATGGCGGCACAGAGTTGCCTAAAATAATTGCCCTTCAAGACATTTAAACATTCCCAATACCATCACGCTTCATCGCCTCAAGGGTGGCGATGAGGAGATCAAGTTCTTCAGAGAGGCTGGCGAGCATCTGCCTCGTCTCCGGGGTCGCATACGCACCCAGGGGAGAGGGGCGGATATATCCCATCTGTTCAAGGACTCGCAGGGAATAGCGCACCCGGTGCTGGGGCTCTCCGAGAACATCGGAGAGCTTGATGATCCCGATCGGTTCATGTGCCACGACCGCACGGGCAACCATCAGGTGCCGGCGGATCAGGTCAATCTCATCACCGATCTTTTCAAGCACCCGGTATCAACCCCATATAACCCCTTTATGCGGACTTTCCATGAATATCAAGCCACTTCTTCGTCTCAATGTAACTCTTCCGGGTGACAACTCCGGTAACCACCGCGATAACCGCAAGGGCGGCAACAACCGGCATTCGGAGCGCATATTCCGGAGGGACGATGAAGAAGATAAGAATAGCTGCTGCAACAGAGAAGATGAGGACATTAAGCATCATGACGAGCTTAATATACTTAAACTTGAAGATTTGCCTGGCTGACTCATCCATGGATCATTATATGCCCTGCCAATAGATAGCATGCACGATCATAAAAGCCGGTCCAGATAGTGGATTTAAGGAACCCCCCATGGAAGACCAGAAATGATATTGGTTCTCAAAATTCGGGCATCAATAAAAGATATAACTATATTTGATCACTTCATACTCTAGTGTTGAACCATGCGGGCGAGTCGCTTCTTCTGGCTGATGGCAGGAATGATCCTCGTCCTCCTTCTTTTTGTTAGTACATCCGGATGTGTTGAAAACAATGACCTTGATTCGGAATGGAAGGAGGTGCGATCATCAAAGGAAGCACACAGGAACAGCCTTGACAGCTATATCCTCGTCTATACGATCGGCATCGATCTCTGGAATATCGAACTCGACTCTGCCACACCAAACACCCGGATCCTCAGAACCCAGATTATGCGTGAAGAGACCTTCCTCATGGATCTTGCCGGAAAGCACCTCCTCCTCTCATCTGATGTCGTCAGGTATTCTGAGGTTGCAGAGAGCCTCGAAGGGGGAGGCAGGGATGATGCGATTGCCAATGCCTGGGATCTCCGGGTATATGATGAGGAGATGTGGAATGCCCAGAACGCCTTCATCGGCCGCCTCTCATCCCTCTCCCACTATATCGACGAGGTCGAAGCGGGCCGGGGGGAGAGCAGGGAGGCGATTGCATACCTTGAGAGCGGAAACACCCTCTCCCGGGATGCGGCATCCGCAATCAGCCGGGCAGATGCAGCATTCGCCCGGGCAGAAGCACGCCAGACCTGATCCCTTTTCCGAAGATACATCACCTCCTGCACCATATAATAAAGAATGGATGCACTCGATGATGCCCTGCAGAAGGCCGGGGCAGAGGCGTTCGTCGCCTATGGCACCTCGGCGGATGCCACACTCCGGTACCTCACCTCGTTCCGGACGAGCGATCCGATCATCTATCTGAAGCGAATTGGGGAGCGGGGCACTATTGTTGTTCCTGCCATGGAGGTTCACAGGGCGGGCCTTGAGTCTCCCTGCTCGGTGATGAGCAGGGCAGATGCAGGATTCTTCACCATTCTGAAGGACGAACCTGATCCTCTGAAGGCGACCGCGAGGGTCATTGCGGATCTTGCCGGTGGTCATATTCTGCTCCCTCCCGATTTTCCATTCGGGCTTGCAATGGAGATTGAGCCTCTCAGATCCGTATCTGTTGAAAGGGATGCACTATCGACACTCCGGGCCATCAAAAGCCCTCAGGAGATGGGGATGATCCGTCGGGTGCAGCAGGCTACCGAAGATGCGATGAACAGAGCAATCTCGATGATTCAGAGATCAGAGCCGGTTCATGACCAATTGATAACACCGGAGGGGGAGGTCCTCACATCAGAGATGGTCAGATATGGCATTCACTCGGCACTTCTCAGACATGGCTGCCGCGGAATGGATACAATCGTCGCCTCAGGCGAGGAGACCGCGGATGTCCATCTGCGGGGGAGCGGTCCGATCACCGCAGATGCACCGATCATCATCGATATCTTTCCCCAGGACGAAGAGACCGGGTACTTTGCGGATATGACACGGACCGTTGTCCGGGGCGAAGCCACCCCTGAGATACGGGAGAT
It encodes:
- a CDS encoding SIS domain-containing protein; amino-acid sequence: MQNDDEIATSMLETAAIVTRVAGRIREERAEELISLILSGKRIYVTGAGRSGLVAKAFAMRLMHLGFTCYVIGETITPAFESGDVLIAFSGSGETKSVVNTCEKVRELGGIICLITANIGSKTWKDAEIAIDLGESSGDHRISPQEYEIRQITGQYRSASVPIGRGAVFEMVALIFSDAIISALMKARHLDPEEVRRRFSNMQ
- a CDS encoding FtsX-like permease family protein, with the translated sequence MFSWVRVSLFLAWRAIRRGGKTGMLLNILIIAMVFTNMIIFSGFIGGVVVLFHDQTVDYVTSDIVIRPDHDERTLHHVDELMERINRVPGVARASARYSIGGTLTHKGSMVSVPVTAINPRDEVEVTKIHEHMIQGSDFLSPGDDGILLGMFVAGHEDPGMDFFDSLGGVRAGDSVEVMYANGVGRTYSVKGVFATKSYQADYMAFISWEEMNEVLGFENTEATEVLVRASGGEDLGQVKMRLMEYGVQERVETWEEAMLLEIDDMVETFLIIDRIAIVVSMIIAIVVIGIVFTIKTINNRRQIGIQKAIGITNRIIIGGYLMQALFIWLFGTILGMVIVNLLMVYFSAHPLEFPDGDVSPIFEMSVMLMNAGWLALASGLAGLIPAWRITRENTLEAMRG
- the thiE gene encoding thiamine phosphate synthase — its product is MAFDLYIVTDEAVGLGRSHTELARMALEGGADVIQLRDKTMPSRRLYQVASEIRALTLEAGALFIVNDRVDIALASMADGVHLGQQDLAVGEARRITPPDFIIGCSVGNPDEAELAEAAGADYIALSPIFPTTSKDDAGNGHGIATLRSIRSASSLPLVAIGGISRGNVAPVIAAGADGVAVISAVLGFEDVRSAAAELREAIRMAKREPCPEC
- a CDS encoding ABC transporter ATP-binding protein; amino-acid sequence: MIEVTDLTKTYRMGDVLVHALNGVSIKIGEGEFVGIAGASGSGKSTLFHMIGLLDTPTGGSISISGQNVLRLSDYEKTLFRLEWLGFVFQEYALSLELTAYENVILPLMARGIPEDEMESRALTMLEHVGLGPRADHLPKELSGGEQQRVAIARGLVNDPAILLADEPCANLDSKNSKAVLDLIREINQENNQTVLMISHEDWHQQYFDRLIRLSDGKIVEG
- a CDS encoding NAD(P)/FAD-dependent oxidoreductase, with product MAETVIGIIGGGPAGLFSAIHIAAEGLRIIVCEKKAHAGRKLLITGSGRCNITHDGGIADFFPHYGDNGAFLKACLRGYTNRDLISFFEEHGCPVITDDNNKIFPASGKASDILSILTTACRERGVEIRTGTPVTAVSRTGDRFILEAESGDVETDILIIATGGASYPSTGSTGDGYRFGESLGHRIEEIGPALSPVYPEEYPLSDLAGISFDDLTVSIQREGKIIRKVSGDLLLTHEGLSGPVILHASRFIRKGDTVRVAFLPEKSQGDINRILTEGQATGGKRLVRTILAQYPIPVRFIQQLIVTAGVADDCTIAHLRREERLAIVSLLTAWPFQVRRVGGFEEAMVTRGGVALDEVSPKTMESKLVKNLYFIGEVLDIDGDTGGYNLQAAFSTAIAAARDINKKGISLHI
- a CDS encoding COG1361 S-layer family protein, translating into MHQISALHRTILIFFVFCILFIGGAGATGPAVIITDHSVTPAVLMPGEQGLIRVTLMNTATTAQKTDATILTAVQTVTSSESADVPLIVESVFLDGRGDISVLDGNAAFTGVIGPGQSIDLTFLIKAPEKEGVFFPRLRVRVKGGESTIYPIPVNVNMPISHIRIPDIQISQRDLPFVQPGETINTELTVENIGKSPAHDILISLGDGEAMIAPVGARASSSPILPSGSDLMMPLSFRVSREIEPGLYSLPITIRYHRVDGTLVQETASYSVDVRGSAALAISSVRTEPVTLTAGEQFNLVIRLENTGTGRATSVYADIDIPMRGSREAFIGTIRPGNDAPAVFRLTAGESGDIPYTLTVRYSDDYGDHESREDLIQVVQSKGFVLPIAAAILILIIIGASGYYLLKKKRTE
- the thiM gene encoding hydroxyethylthiazole kinase, with translation MKQHCGELLSEVRKERPLVHHITNTVTINDCANITLAAGAAPVMAGAAEEAGEMAGIASSLVLNIGTLWPGQVDAMIIAGKAANERGIPVILDPVGVGATTLRTESALRILRECNVTILKGNEGEIGVLAGSGGTVRGVDSYGCSGDPVDVARRCAEVTGTIVAMTGEVDVVTGDGEVYLIRNGHPMMDRLSGTGCMAASLVGAFAAVASSPSKAAVAALVAFGRAGEIAAPGAAGPYSFRTGLFDALYSLSPEDLREGMQVEIRRGI